Proteins encoded by one window of Cellvibrio sp. KY-GH-1:
- a CDS encoding beta-galactosidase gives MKNSQHLNQIILCIISLFLIASCAEPKHKKGKNDKINLLEVKERILLDFENESDIKAIELQNARSKLIVNEGNHGLEINFDSLNNHDSSVYINPSNTWNFNDYESAALVLDIENSTKSSTHIYIYTYDKSGAFQLSNVAVPAESNNSYLIELKVPSFLLNTGIRNDPPSWPHNYISTIWRGGTKTLDTSAITSIRLLISGVLENKQLIIDNLRVVKPNNFDPEYLTGLVDEYGQNAKQDFAGKVYSADQLRSFSQQEQENLTDQQFPSRSTFNGWINGPKLKSTGYFRAEKYQGKWSLVDPEGYLFFSNGIANIRMANTSTITGYDFDAALIKQRDAGDYTPEDSIGLNTAPKQAWPSRHISSQLRADMFTWLPSYSEAAGANYGYRRSVHSGSLKKGETFSFYRANLARKYATQNEEALMQDWRDTTIKRMHNWGFTSFGNWVDASFYQMNRLPYFANGWIIGDFKTVNSGNDYWGAMPDPFDPVFTQRTNKAIKKIADEVKDNPWCVGVFIDNEKSWGSMGSPSLQYGIVINGLKKNANDSPLKQEFINHLKNKYQNIENLNSAWDLKHTSWAQLSQPVELTSYNAQMLGDFSELLYLYADAYFSRVDKALTKYMPNHLYMGPRFAHWAMTPEVLKAAAKYVDVMSYNYYREGIDQPYWDFLAELDKPSIIGEFHNGAIDSGLLNPGLIHAESQFDRGEKYKSYLNSVIENPYFVGAHWFQYIDSPLTGRAYDGENYNVGFVSVADIPYTPLVKAAQEVNKSLYIKRFGK, from the coding sequence ATGAAAAACTCACAACATCTTAATCAAATTATATTGTGCATAATTAGTCTATTTTTAATAGCATCCTGCGCTGAACCAAAACACAAAAAAGGCAAGAATGATAAAATTAACCTGCTTGAAGTTAAAGAACGAATTCTGCTTGATTTTGAAAACGAGAGCGACATAAAAGCAATTGAGCTACAAAACGCCAGATCGAAACTCATTGTTAATGAGGGAAATCACGGGTTAGAAATCAATTTTGACTCACTCAACAATCATGATTCATCGGTTTACATCAACCCGTCAAACACATGGAATTTTAATGATTATGAATCAGCAGCTCTCGTGTTAGATATTGAAAATTCAACAAAAAGTTCAACCCACATCTACATATATACTTACGATAAAAGCGGAGCATTTCAACTAAGTAATGTCGCCGTACCAGCTGAATCAAATAACAGTTACTTAATTGAACTTAAAGTACCATCTTTTCTTCTTAATACCGGAATTCGCAACGACCCACCCAGTTGGCCCCATAACTATATTTCAACTATTTGGCGAGGCGGCACAAAAACACTCGACACTAGTGCAATCACATCTATTCGTCTGCTTATTTCAGGCGTATTGGAAAATAAACAATTAATCATTGATAACCTCCGCGTAGTTAAACCTAATAATTTTGACCCAGAATACCTCACTGGTTTAGTTGATGAGTATGGCCAAAATGCAAAACAAGACTTCGCTGGGAAGGTTTACAGCGCCGATCAATTACGTAGTTTTTCACAACAAGAGCAAGAAAATTTAACTGACCAACAATTCCCATCCCGTTCAACATTTAATGGCTGGATAAATGGCCCCAAGTTAAAAAGTACCGGTTACTTTCGGGCGGAGAAATATCAGGGTAAATGGTCTCTCGTTGATCCAGAAGGCTATCTATTTTTCTCGAATGGTATTGCCAATATTCGCATGGCGAACACCTCAACCATTACCGGTTATGATTTTGATGCTGCCCTAATCAAACAACGAGATGCTGGCGATTACACCCCCGAAGATTCGATAGGTTTAAACACTGCCCCGAAACAAGCTTGGCCATCGCGTCATATAAGCTCCCAATTGAGGGCTGATATGTTTACTTGGCTGCCCAGCTACAGTGAAGCTGCAGGCGCCAATTATGGATATCGCCGCAGCGTACATTCTGGCAGCTTAAAAAAAGGCGAAACCTTTAGTTTCTATAGAGCTAATTTAGCCCGTAAATACGCCACGCAAAATGAAGAAGCACTAATGCAAGACTGGCGCGACACCACCATCAAACGTATGCATAATTGGGGCTTTACATCCTTTGGTAATTGGGTGGACGCTAGCTTCTATCAAATGAATAGACTTCCTTATTTTGCTAATGGTTGGATTATTGGTGACTTCAAAACAGTTAATTCAGGCAACGACTATTGGGGTGCCATGCCCGATCCATTTGACCCAGTATTTACACAGCGCACCAACAAGGCCATTAAAAAAATAGCCGATGAAGTAAAAGACAACCCATGGTGTGTAGGTGTATTTATTGATAATGAAAAAAGTTGGGGGAGTATGGGTAGCCCTTCGCTCCAGTATGGAATTGTTATCAATGGATTAAAAAAGAATGCTAATGACAGTCCCTTAAAACAGGAATTTATCAATCACCTGAAAAATAAGTATCAGAATATAGAAAACTTAAATAGCGCATGGGATTTAAAACATACTTCTTGGGCACAGCTGTCTCAGCCGGTAGAGCTGACATCTTATAATGCACAAATGCTGGGCGACTTCTCTGAATTGCTTTATCTTTATGCTGATGCCTACTTCAGTCGAGTAGATAAAGCACTAACAAAATATATGCCGAATCATCTGTATATGGGCCCACGCTTTGCGCATTGGGCTATGACACCTGAAGTACTAAAAGCCGCCGCAAAATATGTAGATGTGATGAGCTACAACTATTATAGGGAAGGTATTGATCAACCTTATTGGGATTTTTTAGCTGAGTTAGACAAACCCAGCATTATTGGTGAATTCCATAATGGCGCCATTGACTCTGGCCTCTTAAACCCTGGGTTAATACATGCAGAATCTCAATTTGATCGCGGTGAAAAATATAAAAGCTATCTCAATAGTGTGATTGAAAACCCCTATTTTGTGGGGGCACACTGGTTTCAGTATATTGACTCGCCATTAACTGGGCGGGCTTATGACGGTGAGAATTATAATGTGGGTTTTGTAAGTGTTGCCGACATCCCCTACACACCCTTAGTAAAGGCGGCGCAAGAAGTCAATAAAAGCCTTTACATTAAGCGTTTTGGAAAATAA
- a CDS encoding LamG-like jellyroll fold domain-containing protein: MRNHDEQLIADYIAGEKVESQLAEAIAKNPDLLNKLASQRVMHRQLSHLLNENSTDDFVQKLEQKLNSRYGDNSQSAIRDQTVKIFNIKRHWYALAAAISFLSFLFLLKIFSPEITEVGAVYRVVSAISSGKPLTEGQKISSGPFSLSQGYAEITLKNGVRLLLEAPMSVDILSDEHLLLRRGKLVANVPPAATGFKVDTPSSSIIDLGTEFGVSVEDDGKSQVHVLTGEVKVRASTDQPYQLLVKDQARAFDLQQQVINIQNNPNRFMRSLPGRSIAQPNYLHWSFDDLSQQEFSCIGTGIDGKCYNAKVNSLNKKLAGISTVPGKFGNAVNFDGENSWLATAYKGIGGHKPRTVAFWLKAPKDFSLSQGFGILNWGLSDVQSAWQISLNPLAVSGPLGRIRIGTNQGEIVGTTDLRDDNWHHLAIVLFGGKDANLSTHVLIYVDGNLEYSDHKSIAKVFTDLNHPNSKPLTMGRNIAFDDQNTNQNNRFFRGQLDELYIFDSALDEPQIKNLMKKNTVGH, encoded by the coding sequence ATGAGAAATCATGATGAACAATTAATAGCGGACTATATCGCAGGCGAAAAAGTTGAGTCGCAATTAGCAGAGGCCATTGCTAAAAATCCAGATCTATTAAATAAGCTGGCTAGTCAACGCGTCATGCACAGGCAATTGAGTCACTTATTAAATGAAAACTCAACAGATGACTTTGTGCAAAAACTAGAACAGAAACTTAATAGTCGTTATGGCGATAATAGCCAATCTGCCATACGCGACCAAACTGTAAAGATATTCAATATCAAGCGACACTGGTATGCACTAGCTGCAGCCATTAGCTTTCTTTCTTTTCTGTTTTTACTAAAGATTTTTTCCCCGGAAATTACCGAGGTAGGTGCGGTATATCGAGTTGTTTCCGCCATTTCTTCAGGCAAACCATTGACTGAAGGGCAGAAAATATCATCAGGCCCTTTTTCCTTAAGCCAAGGTTATGCCGAAATCACGCTGAAAAATGGTGTTCGTCTTTTATTAGAAGCACCAATGAGTGTAGATATACTATCGGATGAGCACCTATTGTTAAGGCGCGGAAAACTAGTCGCCAATGTACCGCCAGCCGCCACCGGTTTCAAAGTTGACACGCCCAGTTCGAGCATTATTGATTTAGGTACAGAGTTTGGCGTTAGTGTTGAAGATGATGGAAAAAGTCAGGTGCACGTACTTACCGGTGAAGTAAAAGTAAGAGCCAGTACCGATCAACCCTACCAATTATTAGTTAAAGATCAAGCTCGCGCGTTTGATTTACAACAACAAGTTATTAACATTCAAAATAACCCCAATCGTTTTATGCGCAGTCTCCCTGGCCGATCAATAGCACAACCCAATTACCTGCACTGGTCTTTTGATGATTTATCACAACAAGAATTTTCCTGTATCGGCACGGGAATAGACGGCAAATGCTACAACGCAAAAGTAAATTCACTAAACAAGAAACTTGCAGGCATATCAACCGTACCAGGTAAATTTGGAAATGCCGTTAATTTTGATGGTGAAAACAGCTGGCTGGCCACTGCATATAAAGGGATCGGCGGGCACAAACCTCGAACTGTGGCTTTTTGGTTGAAAGCACCTAAAGATTTTTCTTTATCACAAGGGTTTGGAATATTGAATTGGGGCTTGAGCGATGTGCAATCCGCATGGCAAATTTCATTGAATCCATTAGCTGTTAGTGGCCCCCTTGGTCGCATCCGTATAGGAACGAATCAAGGTGAAATAGTGGGAACTACCGACTTACGCGATGACAATTGGCATCACTTAGCAATTGTTTTATTTGGTGGCAAAGACGCAAATCTTAGTACACATGTCCTTATTTATGTAGATGGCAACTTAGAATACAGCGATCACAAATCTATAGCTAAAGTCTTTACCGACCTTAATCACCCAAATTCAAAACCATTAACTATGGGTCGTAATATTGCGTTTGATGATCAAAACACCAATCAAAATAATCGTTTTTTCCGCGGGCAATTAGATGAACTATACATCTTTGACTCGGCTCTTGATGAACCACAGATTAAAAACCTAATGAAAAAAAATACTGTTGGCCATTAG